One part of the Quercus lobata isolate SW786 chromosome 7, ValleyOak3.0 Primary Assembly, whole genome shotgun sequence genome encodes these proteins:
- the LOC115954313 gene encoding phospholipid-transporting ATPase 1-like isoform X1, with protein MTTDTANSPRQIGSLSCLCPNASFSSSVSNDAQWNLLGEQQHQDKVNEDEFDQIEIEEGEGGDEIKPLELDHSGSPFKDPQLGVLSQSRVFFEQFPLECPREERIRRIVSTGSMERHSNGNNHNNIHINANGNGNGNVAALEIEKPRSKHRFRHSQHKSLQFDEDNLSHEDNPRLIYINDPRRTNDKYEFTGNEIRTSKYTIITFLPKNLFIQFHRVAYLYFLAIAALNQLPPLAVFGRTVSLFPLLFVLCVTAIKDGYEDWRRHRSDRKENNRETWVCQSGEFRKKIWKKIQAGEVVKIFANESIPCDMVLLGSSDPSGLAYIQTMNLDGESNLKTRYARQETALAVSDSDGGMISGLIRCEQPNRNIYEFTANMEFNGHRFPLSQSNIVLRGCQLKNTEWIIGVVVYAGQETKAMLNSAASPSKRSRLEGYMNRETLWLSIFLFIMCLVVAFGMGLWLLRHKDQLDTLPYYRKRYFTTGRDNLRRYKYYGLPMETFFSFLSSIIVFQIMIPISLYITMELVRLGQSYFMIEDNHMYDSSSDSRFQCRSLNINEDLGQIRYVFSDKTGTLTENKMEFQRASVYGKSYGSSLPMVDLLQEQNIVAAAGRRWKLKSEIAVDSELIELLHKALTGDERIAAHEFFLTLAACNTVIPILTHGTSSSCIKSELQKDSAEAIDYQGESPDEQALVAAASAYGYTLFERTSGHIVIDVNGEKLRFDVLGLHEFDSVRKRMSVVIRFPTGAVKVLVKGADTSMFSILVNGTQMDDHIRNSTQSHLSGYSSQGLRTLVLAARDLTDEELELWQCRYEDASTSLTDRVVKLRQTASLIECNLKLLGATGIEDKLQEGVPEAIESLRQAGIKVWVLTGDKQETAISIGLSCKLLTSDMHQIIINGNSEDECRSLLADAKSKYGVKSWRGRNSSLKRKKDAEKDYLELPVDTKLSNLPRWHAGKEDGILGLPLALIIDGNSLVYILEKDLESELFDLATSCRVVLCCRVAPLQKAGIVDLIKSRTDDMTLAIGDGANDVSMIQMADVGVGICGQEGRQAVMASDFAMGQFQFLKRLLLVHGHWNYQRVGYLILYNFYRNAVFVLMLFWYILCTAFSTTSALTDWSSVFYSVIYTSIPTIVVGILDKDLSHKTLLLYPKLYGSGYRHEAYNLRLFWIMMVDTLWQSLVLFYIPLYTYKDSSIDIWSMGSLWTIAVVVLVNIHLAMDVRRWEVFTHFAVWGSIIITYACMVVLDSIPVFPNYWTIYHLAKSPTYWLTILLITVVALLPRFLFKVVRQTFWPSDIQIARELEILRKHGNLESKRDQGSS; from the exons ATGACTACTGATACAGCAAATTCGCCTCGACAAATTGGCTCCTTAAGCTGTctctgccccaatgcttcattttcttcttcggTTTCGAACGATGCTCAGTGGAATCTCTTAGGTGAACAGCAACACCAGGATAAGGTTAACGAGGACGAGTTTGATcagattgagattgaggaaggCGAAGGCGGAGATGAAATCAAACCCCTTGAGCTAGATCATAGTGGTTCTCCTTTTAAAGATCCACAATTGGGTGTGTTGTCTCAGTCCAGGGTTTTCTTTGAGCAGTTTCCATTGGAATGCCCCAGAGAAGAGAGGATTCGGCGAATTGTATCTACGGGTTCAATGGAGAGGCATAGTAATGGTAATAATCACAACAACATTCACATCAATGCCAATGGCAATGGCAATGGCAATGTGGCTGCTTTGGAAATAGAGAAGCCGCGTAGCAAGCATCGATTTCGCCATAGCCAGCATAAAAGTTTGCAGTTTGATGAGGATAATCTGTCACATGAAGATAATCCGAGGTTGATTTATATCAATGACCCAAGGAGGACTAATGACAAGTATGAGTTTACAGGGAATGAAATCCGAACGAGCAAGTACACAATCATAACCTTCTTGCCCAAGAATCTCTTCATTCAGTTCCACCGCGTTGCTTATTTGTATTTCCTAGCCATTGCTGCTCTCAACCAGCTTCCCCCTTTGGCAGTGTTTGGCAGAACAGTGTCACTTTTCCCGCTCCTGTTTGTGCTCTGTGTCACGGCTATCAAAGATGGGTATGAGGATTGGAGAAGACATAGGTCTGATAGGAAAGAGAACAACCGGGAGACTTGGGTGTGTCAGTCTGGTGAATTCCGGAAGAAGATTTGGAAGAAGATACAGGCTGGCGAGGTTGTGAAGATTTTTGCTAATGAGTCGATTCCTTGTGACATGGTTTTGTTAGGGTCTAGTGATCCTAGTGGACTTGCCTACATCCAGACTATGAATTTGGATGGTGAGTCTAATTTGAAGACCAGGTATGCCAGGCAGGAAACGGCTTTAGCTGTATCCGATTCCGATGGGGGCATGATTTCGGGGCTTATCAGGTGTGAACAGCCTAATAGGAATATATATGAGTTCACTGCCAACATGGAGTTCAATGGGCATAGGTTTCCCCTCAGCCAATCCAATATAGTTTTGCGTGGTTGTCAGCTGAAGAACACAGAGTGGATAATTGGTGTTGTGGTGTATGCAGGGCAGGAGACGAAAGCAATGTTGAATAGTGCAGCCTCCCCTTCCAAGAGAAGCAGACTGGAAGGATACATGAATAGAGAAACCCTTTGGTTATCTATCTTTCTCTTTATTATGTGCCTGGTTGTGGCCTTTGGAATGGGCCTATGGCTCCTACGCCACAAGGATCAGCTAGATACCTTGCCTTATTACAGAAAGAGATACTTTACAACTGGGAGGGATAATCTGAGAAGATATAAATATTATGGGCTCCCTATGGagacttttttttcctttctgaGTTCAATTATAGTGTTCCAGATTATGATTCCGATATCTCTTTATATAACGATGGAGTTGGTTCGTTTGGGTCAGTCATATTTCATGATCGAAGACAATCACATGTATGACAGTAGTTCTGACTCAAGGTTCCAGTGCAGATCGTTGAATATAAATGAGGATTTGGGTCAAATACGTTATGTCTTTTCTGACAAAACTGGGACTCTTACTGAAAACAAAATGGAATTCCAAAGAGCAAGTGTGTATGGGAAAAGCTATGGGAGCTCCTTGCCTATGGTGGATTTACTGCAAGAACAGAACATTGTTG CAGCAGCAGGTAGGAGGTGGAAGCTTAAATCTGAAATTGCTGTTGACTCTGAACTCATTGAATTGTTGCACAAAGCTTTAACTGGAGATGAAAGGATTGCGGCGCATGAGTTTTTCCTTACACTTGCTGCATGTAATACCGTGATTCCTATTCTTACTCATGGTACATCTTCTAGTTGCATAAAGAGTGAATTGCAAAAAGACAGCGCAGAAGCTATTGATTATCAAGGAGAATCTCCTGATGAGCAAGCACTGGTTGCTGCAGCCTCTGCTTATGGATATACTCTTTTTGAGCGCACATCTGGTCATATTGTGATTGATGTCAATGGTGAGAAACTAAG GTTTGATGTACTGGGACTGCATGAATTTGACAGTGTACGCAAAAGAATGTCTGTTGTCATCAGATTTCCTACTGGTGCAGTAAAGGTGTTGGTCAAAGGAGCTGATACTTCAATGTTCAGCATTTTAGTAAATGGCACTCAGATGGATGATCATATAAGGAATTCCACTCAAAGCCATCTTAGTGGATATTCATCACAAGGCTTACGCACACTTGTATTAGCTGCCAGGGATCTTACAGATGAAGAACTTGAATTGTGGCAATGCAGGTATGAGGATGCTAGTACTTCATTGACTGACAGAGTGGTAAAACTCCGTCAAACAGCATCTCTTATAGAATGCAACTTAAAGCTTCTTGGGGCAACTGGAATTGAGGACAAGCTACAAGAAGGTGTTCCAGAAGCCATTGAGTCTCTTCGGCAAGCTGGCATTAAGGTCTGGGTTCTGACAGGAGATAAGCAAGAAACTGCGATTTCAATTGGTCTCTCCTGCAAACTGCTGACCTCAGATATGcaccaaattattattaatggcAATTCCGAGGATGAGTGCAGAAGTCTTTTGGCTGATGCTAAATCCAAATATGGTGTGAAATCATGGAGAGGAAGAAATTCGAGTCTGAAACGTAAGAAGGATGCTGAAAAAGACTATCTTGAGTTACCTGTTGATACGAAATTGTCTAATCTGCCACGGTGGCATGCAGGGAAGGAGGATGGAATCCTGGGTTTGCCACTAGCACTCATAATTGATGGGAACAGTTTGGTGTATATTTTGGAAAAAGATCTGGAGTCAGAG CTTTTCGACCTTGCAACTTCTTGTAGGGTTGTGCTATGCTGTCGTGTTGCACCCTTGCAAAAGGCTGGAATAGTTGATCTGATTAAGAGCCGCACTGATGATATGACCCTGGCCATAGGTGATG GGGCCAATGATGTTTCAATGATCCAAATGGCGGATGTTGGTGTTGGAATATGTGGTCAGGAAGGGCGTCAAGCAGTGATGGCATCGGATTTTGCCATGGGACAGTTTCAGTTTTTGAAAAGATTACTTTTGGTGCATGGACACTGGAATTATCAGCGTGTTGGTTACTTGATTCTGTACAACTTTTACCGTAATGCTGTCTTTGTGTTGATGTTATTCTG GTACATATTATGTACAGCTTTTTCAACGACTTCTGCACTGACAGATTGGAGCAGTGTATTTTATTCTGTTATTTATACTTCTATTCCTACTATTGTTGTTGGAATTCTGGACAAAGACTTAAGCCATAAGACACTTTTGCTATATCCAAAACTCTATGGTTCTGGGTATAGACACGAAGCTTACAATTTGCGTCTCTTCTGGATCATGATGGTTGACACACTATGGCAGAGTCTTGTACTCTTCTATATACCCTTGTACACCTATAAAGATAGCTCAATTGATATATGGAGCATGGGAAGTTTGTGGACAATTGCAGTTGTTGTTCTTGTGAATATTCACTTGGCCATGGACGTTCGGCGCTGGGAAGTGTTTACTCATTTCGCAGTATGGGGATCGATTATCATTACATATGCCTGTATGGTGGTATTGGATTCTATACCAGTCTTTCCCAATTACTG GACAATTTACCACCTGGCAAAGTCACCTACCTATTGGCTCACTATTTTGCTTATTACTGTTGTAGCGTTGCTCCCTCGCTTTCTCTTCAAAGTTGTACGGCAGACTTTTTGGCCATCTGATATCCAGATAGCCAGAGAACTTGAGATACTGAGAAAACATGGCAATTTGGAGTCAAAGAGAGATCAAGGTTCCAGTTGA
- the LOC115954313 gene encoding phospholipid-transporting ATPase 1-like isoform X3, whose amino-acid sequence MTTDTANSPRQIGSLSCLCPNASFSSSVSNDAQWNLLGEQQHQDKVNEDEFDQIEIEEGEGGDEIKPLELDHSGSPFKDPQLGVLSQSRVFFEQFPLECPREERIRRIVSTGSMERHSNGNNHNNIHINANGNGNGNVAALEIEKPRSKHRFRHSQHKSLQFDEDNLSHEDNPRLIYINDPRRTNDKYEFTGNEIRTSKYTIITFLPKNLFIQFHRVAYLYFLAIAALNQLPPLAVFGRTVSLFPLLFVLCVTAIKDGYEDWRRHRSDRKENNRETWVCQSGEFRKKIWKKIQAGEVVKIFANESIPCDMVLLGSSDPSGLAYIQTMNLDGESNLKTRYARQETALAVSDSDGGMISGLIRCEQPNRNIYEFTANMEFNGHRFPLSQSNIVLRGCQLKNTEWIIGVVVYAGQETKAMLNSAASPSKRSRLEGYMNRETLWLSIFLFIMCLVVAFGMGLWLLRHKDQLDTLPYYRKRYFTTGRDNLRRYKYYGLPMETFFSFLSSIIVFQIMIPISLYITMELVRLGQSYFMIEDNHMYDSSSDSRFQCRSLNINEDLGQIRYVFSDKTGTLTENKMEFQRASVYGKSYGSSLPMVDLLQEQNIVAAAGRRWKLKSEIAVDSELIELLHKALTGDERIAAHEFFLTLAACNTVIPILTHGTSSSCIKSELQKDSAEAIDYQGESPDEQALVAAASAYGYTLFERTSGHIVIDVNGEKLRFDVLGLHEFDSVRKRMSVVIRFPTGAVKVLVKGADTSMFSILVNGTQMDDHIRNSTQSHLSGYSSQGLRTLVLAARDLTDEELELWQCRYEDASTSLTDRVVKLRQTASLIECNLKLLGATGIEDKLQEGVPEAIESLRQAGIKVWVLTGDKQETAISIGLSCKLLTSDMHQIIINGNSEDECRSLLADAKSKYGVKSWRGRNSSLKRKEDGILGLPLALIIDGNSLVYILEKDLESELFDLATSCRVVLCCRVAPLQKAGIVDLIKSRTDDMTLAIGDGANDVSMIQMADVGVGICGQEGRQAVMASDFAMGQFQFLKRLLLVHGHWNYQRVGYLILYNFYRNAVFVLMLFWYILCTAFSTTSALTDWSSVFYSVIYTSIPTIVVGILDKDLSHKTLLLYPKLYGSGYRHEAYNLRLFWIMMVDTLWQSLVLFYIPLYTYKDSSIDIWSMGSLWTIAVVVLVNIHLAMDVRRWEVFTHFAVWGSIIITYACMVVLDSIPVFPNYWTIYHLAKSPTYWLTILLITVVALLPRFLFKVVRQTFWPSDIQIARELEILRKHGNLESKRDQGSS is encoded by the exons ATGACTACTGATACAGCAAATTCGCCTCGACAAATTGGCTCCTTAAGCTGTctctgccccaatgcttcattttcttcttcggTTTCGAACGATGCTCAGTGGAATCTCTTAGGTGAACAGCAACACCAGGATAAGGTTAACGAGGACGAGTTTGATcagattgagattgaggaaggCGAAGGCGGAGATGAAATCAAACCCCTTGAGCTAGATCATAGTGGTTCTCCTTTTAAAGATCCACAATTGGGTGTGTTGTCTCAGTCCAGGGTTTTCTTTGAGCAGTTTCCATTGGAATGCCCCAGAGAAGAGAGGATTCGGCGAATTGTATCTACGGGTTCAATGGAGAGGCATAGTAATGGTAATAATCACAACAACATTCACATCAATGCCAATGGCAATGGCAATGGCAATGTGGCTGCTTTGGAAATAGAGAAGCCGCGTAGCAAGCATCGATTTCGCCATAGCCAGCATAAAAGTTTGCAGTTTGATGAGGATAATCTGTCACATGAAGATAATCCGAGGTTGATTTATATCAATGACCCAAGGAGGACTAATGACAAGTATGAGTTTACAGGGAATGAAATCCGAACGAGCAAGTACACAATCATAACCTTCTTGCCCAAGAATCTCTTCATTCAGTTCCACCGCGTTGCTTATTTGTATTTCCTAGCCATTGCTGCTCTCAACCAGCTTCCCCCTTTGGCAGTGTTTGGCAGAACAGTGTCACTTTTCCCGCTCCTGTTTGTGCTCTGTGTCACGGCTATCAAAGATGGGTATGAGGATTGGAGAAGACATAGGTCTGATAGGAAAGAGAACAACCGGGAGACTTGGGTGTGTCAGTCTGGTGAATTCCGGAAGAAGATTTGGAAGAAGATACAGGCTGGCGAGGTTGTGAAGATTTTTGCTAATGAGTCGATTCCTTGTGACATGGTTTTGTTAGGGTCTAGTGATCCTAGTGGACTTGCCTACATCCAGACTATGAATTTGGATGGTGAGTCTAATTTGAAGACCAGGTATGCCAGGCAGGAAACGGCTTTAGCTGTATCCGATTCCGATGGGGGCATGATTTCGGGGCTTATCAGGTGTGAACAGCCTAATAGGAATATATATGAGTTCACTGCCAACATGGAGTTCAATGGGCATAGGTTTCCCCTCAGCCAATCCAATATAGTTTTGCGTGGTTGTCAGCTGAAGAACACAGAGTGGATAATTGGTGTTGTGGTGTATGCAGGGCAGGAGACGAAAGCAATGTTGAATAGTGCAGCCTCCCCTTCCAAGAGAAGCAGACTGGAAGGATACATGAATAGAGAAACCCTTTGGTTATCTATCTTTCTCTTTATTATGTGCCTGGTTGTGGCCTTTGGAATGGGCCTATGGCTCCTACGCCACAAGGATCAGCTAGATACCTTGCCTTATTACAGAAAGAGATACTTTACAACTGGGAGGGATAATCTGAGAAGATATAAATATTATGGGCTCCCTATGGagacttttttttcctttctgaGTTCAATTATAGTGTTCCAGATTATGATTCCGATATCTCTTTATATAACGATGGAGTTGGTTCGTTTGGGTCAGTCATATTTCATGATCGAAGACAATCACATGTATGACAGTAGTTCTGACTCAAGGTTCCAGTGCAGATCGTTGAATATAAATGAGGATTTGGGTCAAATACGTTATGTCTTTTCTGACAAAACTGGGACTCTTACTGAAAACAAAATGGAATTCCAAAGAGCAAGTGTGTATGGGAAAAGCTATGGGAGCTCCTTGCCTATGGTGGATTTACTGCAAGAACAGAACATTGTTG CAGCAGCAGGTAGGAGGTGGAAGCTTAAATCTGAAATTGCTGTTGACTCTGAACTCATTGAATTGTTGCACAAAGCTTTAACTGGAGATGAAAGGATTGCGGCGCATGAGTTTTTCCTTACACTTGCTGCATGTAATACCGTGATTCCTATTCTTACTCATGGTACATCTTCTAGTTGCATAAAGAGTGAATTGCAAAAAGACAGCGCAGAAGCTATTGATTATCAAGGAGAATCTCCTGATGAGCAAGCACTGGTTGCTGCAGCCTCTGCTTATGGATATACTCTTTTTGAGCGCACATCTGGTCATATTGTGATTGATGTCAATGGTGAGAAACTAAG GTTTGATGTACTGGGACTGCATGAATTTGACAGTGTACGCAAAAGAATGTCTGTTGTCATCAGATTTCCTACTGGTGCAGTAAAGGTGTTGGTCAAAGGAGCTGATACTTCAATGTTCAGCATTTTAGTAAATGGCACTCAGATGGATGATCATATAAGGAATTCCACTCAAAGCCATCTTAGTGGATATTCATCACAAGGCTTACGCACACTTGTATTAGCTGCCAGGGATCTTACAGATGAAGAACTTGAATTGTGGCAATGCAGGTATGAGGATGCTAGTACTTCATTGACTGACAGAGTGGTAAAACTCCGTCAAACAGCATCTCTTATAGAATGCAACTTAAAGCTTCTTGGGGCAACTGGAATTGAGGACAAGCTACAAGAAGGTGTTCCAGAAGCCATTGAGTCTCTTCGGCAAGCTGGCATTAAGGTCTGGGTTCTGACAGGAGATAAGCAAGAAACTGCGATTTCAATTGGTCTCTCCTGCAAACTGCTGACCTCAGATATGcaccaaattattattaatggcAATTCCGAGGATGAGTGCAGAAGTCTTTTGGCTGATGCTAAATCCAAATATGGTGTGAAATCATGGAGAGGAAGAAATTCGAGTCTGAAAC GGAAGGAGGATGGAATCCTGGGTTTGCCACTAGCACTCATAATTGATGGGAACAGTTTGGTGTATATTTTGGAAAAAGATCTGGAGTCAGAG CTTTTCGACCTTGCAACTTCTTGTAGGGTTGTGCTATGCTGTCGTGTTGCACCCTTGCAAAAGGCTGGAATAGTTGATCTGATTAAGAGCCGCACTGATGATATGACCCTGGCCATAGGTGATG GGGCCAATGATGTTTCAATGATCCAAATGGCGGATGTTGGTGTTGGAATATGTGGTCAGGAAGGGCGTCAAGCAGTGATGGCATCGGATTTTGCCATGGGACAGTTTCAGTTTTTGAAAAGATTACTTTTGGTGCATGGACACTGGAATTATCAGCGTGTTGGTTACTTGATTCTGTACAACTTTTACCGTAATGCTGTCTTTGTGTTGATGTTATTCTG GTACATATTATGTACAGCTTTTTCAACGACTTCTGCACTGACAGATTGGAGCAGTGTATTTTATTCTGTTATTTATACTTCTATTCCTACTATTGTTGTTGGAATTCTGGACAAAGACTTAAGCCATAAGACACTTTTGCTATATCCAAAACTCTATGGTTCTGGGTATAGACACGAAGCTTACAATTTGCGTCTCTTCTGGATCATGATGGTTGACACACTATGGCAGAGTCTTGTACTCTTCTATATACCCTTGTACACCTATAAAGATAGCTCAATTGATATATGGAGCATGGGAAGTTTGTGGACAATTGCAGTTGTTGTTCTTGTGAATATTCACTTGGCCATGGACGTTCGGCGCTGGGAAGTGTTTACTCATTTCGCAGTATGGGGATCGATTATCATTACATATGCCTGTATGGTGGTATTGGATTCTATACCAGTCTTTCCCAATTACTG GACAATTTACCACCTGGCAAAGTCACCTACCTATTGGCTCACTATTTTGCTTATTACTGTTGTAGCGTTGCTCCCTCGCTTTCTCTTCAAAGTTGTACGGCAGACTTTTTGGCCATCTGATATCCAGATAGCCAGAGAACTTGAGATACTGAGAAAACATGGCAATTTGGAGTCAAAGAGAGATCAAGGTTCCAGTTGA